The genomic window ACTGTTCCAATATGATCTTCTTAATGTCCTTAATGATAAATGAGCTATATCGGCTTTCACCATTAAGAAGTTAAGATGAGTTAAGGGTTTGTTCCAATATGATCTTCTTAACGTCCTTGCTCCCTTAATGGTGAAATAGGCTATATCGGCTTTTTTGGTCATTAAGGAGTTTATGGCCATTTCTATTATGCTCTGTTAATTTTTGCACCATTAAGAATTGAAGAAAAGTTAAGGGGCCTGATGAGGGATGTTTCTTAATGTTACTTAATCCCTTAATGGTGAAAGGAATTGTAACAGCGGTTATTTACTACCATTAAGAAGTTAAGGGCTTGTTCCCAAAGATTACGCTAATCGCCGCTGAGTGTTAAGGGTCTGATGCCGGATGTTCCTTAATGCCCTTAATCCCTTAATGATAAATGAGCTATATCGGCTTTTTTGGTCATTAAGGAGTTTATGACCATTCTATTATGCTCTGTTAATTTTTGCACCATTAAGAAGTGAAGAAAAGTTAAGGAGCCTGATGACGGATGTTCCTTAACGTCCTTGCTCCCTTAATGGTGAAAGGAATTGTAACAGCGGTTATTTAATACCATTAAGAAGTTAAGATGGGTTAAGGGCTTGTTCCCAAAGATTACGCTAATCTCCGCTGAGTGTTAAGGGTCTGATGCCGGATGTTCCTCAATGCCCTTAATCCCTTAATGATAAATGAGCTATATCGGCTTTTCACCATTAAGAAGTTAAGATGAGTTAAGGGTTTGTTCCCGCAGATATTGCGCAGAACCTGATCCATCTTCCGTTTTACCA from Flavobacterium sp. W4I14 includes these protein-coding regions:
- a CDS encoding hypothetical protein (product_source=Hypo-rule applied; cath_funfam=1.10.8.210), which translates into the protein MAINSLMTKKADIAYFTIKGARTLRRSYWNKPLTHLNFLMVKADIAHLSLRTLRRSYWNSALTFLHFLMVKTDRHGL